In Mesorhizobium sp. J428, the genomic window TTGGCGTACCCAAAAGGAGAACCGACATGACAATCGAAGCCCCTCGCCTCTTCCCAACCTTCCGCTACCGCGACGCAGCCCGGATGATCGACTGGCTGGTCGAGGCCTTCGGCTTTTCCGTCGATGCGAAATTCATGGACGGCGATCATGTCGGCCATGCGCAACTCTCCTTCGGCTCGTCCATGATCATGCTGGGCAGCGTTCGCGACGACGAATATGGCCGCATGGTCGGCGCTCCCGGCGACAATGGCGGCAAGTCGGTCTACATCGCCGTCGACGACTGCGACGCCGCCCACGAACGCGCCGAGGCCGCCGGCGCAAAGATCCTCGAGAAACCCACCGATCGCGATTACGGCAGCCGCGAATTCATCTGCGCCGATCCCGAAGGTGTCGTCTGGTCGTTCGGCACCTACTGGCCGAAGGCCGGCGGAGATGCCGCGTGACCGGCGGACTGATCGTGCTTGGCCCCACCGAAGGCCGCGCCTATGAGATGTCGGACATGCGCGCCGTCTTCAAGGCGGACGGCGAAGAGACGGGCGAGCGCTACAGCGTTTCCGAATGGTGGGTGAAGCCGCATGGCAAAGGCCCCGGACCGCATTTGCACGCTACGGAGGACGAGCTTTTCTACGTGATCGCCGGCACGATGTCGGTGATGGTCGCAGATGCATGGCGCGACCTCGCAGCCGGCTCGTTCATCCGCATCCCGGCGGGAACCATACACGATTTCGAGAACCGCACGACCGAGCCGGCCGCACTTCTCAACGTCTTCATGGGTGCCTTCGAGCACAAGATGCCGGCGATCGTGAAATGGTGCGAGGAGCACCGCTGAATTGCTACCTCGCGGTGGCGAGCAGGTCATCCACGTCGAGCGACCGCTCCAGATGGTCGGCGATGGCATCCAGCGCTTCCTCGACCTTGCGGCGATGATGGAACACCCCGCCCTCCACGCCCAGCTTGCCAAGAAACGCCCGGCGGAACTCGGTCGAGCCGAACAGGCCATGCAGATAGGTCCCCATGATGCGCCCGGTGTCGGATATGGCCCCGTCCGGCTTGCCGCCGATCTCGACCAGAGGCCGCGCGCAATCGGGCCCGCCGGTGCGACCCAGATGAATCTCGTAGCCGTGCACGGCGGCGTTGAACGCGATCGAGAACCCGCCCGCCTCGCCGACGGTCTTCTCCGGCTCGAGGACTGTCTCGATATCGAGCAGGCCGAGGCCTTCCGCGCGCTCCTCCCCGCCCTCGATGCGATGAGGGTCCGCGACGCGGCGACCCAGCATCTGGTAGCCGCCGCAGAGGCCGACGACGTGCCCGCCGCGGGCAACATGAGCAGCGAGGTCATTCGCCCAGCCCAGTGCACGGAAGCTCGCAAGATCGGCGATCGTCGCCTTCGAGCCGGGGATCACCACGAGCGATGCATCCGAAGGCAGGCGCGATCCCGGCGGCACGAAGACCACCTCGACCTCCGGCTCCGCCTTCAGCGGGTCGAGATCGTCGAAATTGGCGATGCGCGGCAGCATCGGCACCGCCACCTTCAGCGCCTTCTCGCCGGCGCGGGCCAGGCGATCGAGCACGACGGAATCCTCCGACGGCAGCAATGCCGCTTCGCGCAGCCACGGCACGACGCCAAAGGATCGCCAGCCGGTGAAGCGGGTGATCGCCGCCAATCCATCGTCGAAAAGCGACAGGTCGCCGCGAAACTTGTTGATCAGGAAGCCTGCGATCATGTGCCGATCCGCCTCTGGGAGGATCAGATGCGTGCCGGCGATCGCCGCGATCACCCCTCCCCGGTC contains:
- a CDS encoding VOC family protein, coding for MTIEAPRLFPTFRYRDAARMIDWLVEAFGFSVDAKFMDGDHVGHAQLSFGSSMIMLGSVRDDEYGRMVGAPGDNGGKSVYIAVDDCDAAHERAEAAGAKILEKPTDRDYGSREFICADPEGVVWSFGTYWPKAGGDAA
- a CDS encoding cupin domain-containing protein; translation: MTGGLIVLGPTEGRAYEMSDMRAVFKADGEETGERYSVSEWWVKPHGKGPGPHLHATEDELFYVIAGTMSVMVADAWRDLAAGSFIRIPAGTIHDFENRTTEPAALLNVFMGAFEHKMPAIVKWCEEHR
- a CDS encoding cobyric acid synthase, coding for MAKAIMLQGTGSDVGKTVLVAGLCRAAMRRGIRVAPFKPQNMSNNAAVAAHPDGGSGEIGRAQWLQALACGIRPTVDMNPVLLKPQSDIGAQVVVHGRVAGEAGARDYQELKGRLLGAVMESWTRLSAGADLIVVEGAGSPAEINLRDRDIANMGFATKADVPVVLVGDIDRGGVIAAIAGTHLILPEADRHMIAGFLINKFRGDLSLFDDGLAAITRFTGWRSFGVVPWLREAALLPSEDSVVLDRLARAGEKALKVAVPMLPRIANFDDLDPLKAEPEVEVVFVPPGSRLPSDASLVVIPGSKATIADLASFRALGWANDLAAHVARGGHVVGLCGGYQMLGRRVADPHRIEGGEERAEGLGLLDIETVLEPEKTVGEAGGFSIAFNAAVHGYEIHLGRTGGPDCARPLVEIGGKPDGAISDTGRIMGTYLHGLFGSTEFRRAFLGKLGVEGGVFHHRRKVEEALDAIADHLERSLDVDDLLATAR